The DNA segment TATGTGTCGGTAAGTGGAATGACAGCAAGTACAGGCTCAATGGGAAAAAAAGCCATTTCAATTTCTGGTGCTGTGCGAAATATTGGCTCCAATAAATTAGATGCCATTTTTGAAAAGAATAAGTACATGTCAGAAATTTATCCCACAGCTAAAAGTCGCACAGCCCTAGAGGTTTTCTGTTTGTATAGAGGTCAAGGGGAATATTTCGATTTGTCAACAAAACCGATTACACGCGGTAGTTTTTCGTTTGGTGGTCAAAAACTAAAGACATTCGGCTATTATATTAGCGACAATTGTCATGGCTGCGGATTGTGCGTAGAGAAATGCCCACAAAATTGTATAGACAGTGGAACGCCATTTGAAATTAAACAGGAACATTGTTTACATTGTGGAAACTGCTACGAAGTCTGCCCTAAAAGTGCAGTAATTAAACTTAAATAATAGGTTAATATAAAAAGAATATTTAAAAGAAAGCGAGACCCAAACAGTTTGTCACTGGAAGGGAACAGCTTCCTATTATGATTTGCAAGTGGATGGGAAAGTAAACACCGACACCCTTTGGCACTACCCCACTCCATCGGGACTTGCCCAAAGTATAAGGAATCGCGTAGCTTTTTGGAAGGGAGTAGAGCTTGTTAACGACTAGAATCAGGTTTCTATTCATGAATAATATCTAGAATACCTTCATTTTCGATGATTATCATCCCATGCCTATCATCCGTTATGCCATCCGCTAATTTGTATGGATATGTTGGTACACTCCCTTTCATTACGGTTGGTAAATATTTAAAGAACAAACGATCATTACTTTCTTTCAATGTTTGTCCAGCCTCCATAATATGCGTAGAGATGATGAATGCACCTTTGCGTTTTGAGAAAGCATCCACAATAGAAACAGTACCATCATAAGCATCTTTTACATTAGTTCCTTTAAACAATTCATCAAAGACAATTACCAATTGTTTATCAGAAGCTACTTCTTGTGCAATATACTTTACTCTTAACACTTCCGCATAAAAGTGTGAGTACCCCATTACTAAATTATCAGGCACATTAATAGAAGTATAAATTCCATCATGCAAGGCAAAATTCATTTCTTTTGCTGCAACTGGAAACCCCATATGTGCCAAATAAATTGCAATAGAAAATGACTTCATAAATGTTGATTTACCGGCCATATTTGCACCTGTTAAAAAGAATACATTCTTATTTTCACCTATATAAACATCATTGGCAATTGCATTGGGTATT comes from the Saccharicrinis fermentans DSM 9555 = JCM 21142 genome and includes:
- a CDS encoding 4Fe-4S binding protein; its protein translation is METKEYFKILVDEIHSVVIATSDNNGLPTTRVIDMMLFDNEGIYFLTAKGKTFYEQLMYKSYVSVSGMTASTGSMGKKAISISGAVRNIGSNKLDAIFEKNKYMSEIYPTAKSRTALEVFCLYRGQGEYFDLSTKPITRGSFSFGGQKLKTFGYYISDNCHGCGLCVEKCPQNCIDSGTPFEIKQEHCLHCGNCYEVCPKSAVIKLK